The window tttggggtaggaggatatgtgtactctgacaacatcccgtccactcggtcactcatcaggagtagtgatggcagagtgaacggttgtcacagccctacccactcgatctcaccattgtgtgtgagatggttgactggcgtcagggtggccatgacatttgcatcatatgcatgatgcatttattgcttgtgtttgctgtatttacttgctgcatttatttggatgcatatgattgacatgcatataggatttatgacacgctcggtttgacgaccctgttgtacttataccctggtcctggttagtataatTTTCTCatgcttatttcagttgcatttacccttcttgtatcaggagactgtacacatgattagtgctggttgttattttctttattatgcatatcagttgttacccgctgagttgttgaactcacccccgtggacactatcttttcaggtaccaggttgtttatagagtcgcttagagtatcctacctgccggtccccacgtcacaccAGAAGATCTGTCTccgtttttgtttatttgtattttgatatatgaatttgtgtatttagctttgtgttccggcATTGTTCCTgaagtgttgttttgttgtgtggtgtaagcctagccggctagcagtctttatttatagttgtatgtgttgtctattggatttccgctgtgtttggttttggtacagccgagtgggctgttagatttatatataactgcgtggttgtatttttgtggtatcagccgagtagactgcatatataactgcgtggttgtgtatatatattccagccgcctgtgactgatgtatattgtgtctgtagaaatgtttcagattgtcactcgtacaggggaggtgctgccgaaatttcttcagacagggactcccccggggcgtgacaaaaagTTCTAAGTAATATTAGGTAaggtgaaagtcttagttgaCACTAGGTAAGTGGAAAATCCTAGTTatggttaggcaatgaagtcctggtccgTGAGACTGGGCAAAGTCTTATCAGGTCAAGGACATCAAGTAAAATTCTAGGGTCAAGGacactaggtaaaagtcctaaagGTCGCAGATACCAGGCGATAAATCCTAGGGTTGAGGATATTAGATGAAAATCCTGAAGTCTCtaatgttgagcaaaagtccaaacgatCTGGAGGACCAATTtggtaaaagaaaaattcttCTGAGAGGAGTAGTTGATGATGTGTTCTCCGTTGAGAGAATAGTAGGCTTcaatttgacctagggtttcattGGAAATCTAAAAGTTATAACCAGACAGTCCAGAAACTGTTAAATTATTCATAGTTTattatactaactttattttacaggatatatttggtattttggactaacatgccttgcaggaagtgaaatgcataaaaaaaaaacttcggGTGAACAGTGTTTGAGGCACCTCCTATggtgttagaggcgccttggacaccctAGTCGAAGATCCTGCATGGAAGGGAGCGGAGGCGCCTCGCATGCGGCTGGAGGCACCTTAGAGCTAGGCATGGAGATGCCTCGGAGAGCATAGAAGGTGCCCTCTAGAAGATAAAAACTACATATTACGATGATTATTGAGATGAAAGCTTAAGAGATATTATTGTTGGtgaaatttccagtaggtcaagattgacctagttgaccaagcgtaaaccttggtcatggtttcgatgtttgacaatacagaaagacatgtagacatggacaatgtaggtgcagttgtccatgcgaagagatactgatcagggtctgatcaggttggatgaagaagagtcaagtaggtcaaggttgaccggatacttgactgggaagtcctaactgggatgttaggcagttcggaaagtcctggtgagtgaaaccaggcagttcggaaagtcctggtgagtgaagccaagcagttcggaaagtcctggtgagtgaagccaggcagtcgggaaatcctggtgagtgaagccaggtgaaaatcctagtaagtgaagctaggtgaaagtgaaagtcctggtaagtgaagccaggcagttggagaaagtcctggtgagtgaagccaggcagtgggaaagtcctggtgagtgaagccaggcagttggaaagtcctggtgagtgaagccgggcagattggaaatcctggtgagtgaaaccaggtgaaaaccctagtgagtgaagctaggtgaaagtcctggtgagtgaagccgggcaagggaaaatccagatggatcaagggtgatcggacatctggtgttgagaaggtcaagtaggtcaagggagtgatcggatacttgacacgaagagaaaagtccaagtgggtcaaagggattgaccggatacttggtgggaagtcttagcaggtcaagggagtgaccggatgctaagcatgatgtaccaacaggtcaaggttgaccggatgttggtttggaaggcttgggacttggtttaggcgaaaaccaagctctggatcgatcagtggatcgatccagtgatacactgggtatctggatcggtctggtgaccgatcagtgaccacatagtgagcttctgtgtgttatctgatcggactggagaccgatcagtgatcgatcagtagcatacagtgaagttcctgatcggttTGCAGaacgatcaggaaacgatcagaaggagacgatcagaaggagagaaaggccctgatcggtcatgggaccgatcagggaaggacctgatcggtcaccatgaccgatcagggaagggcctgatcggtcaccatgaccgatcaggacccttgtggaccgatcaggatgaagcctgatcggtccacatcctagccgttgcgtagcaacggctagtttctgttgtgccttcttcgcaggttataaaagggttgaggagctactgttctaaaatctcttcttcttctacttcctggttccttctgtacttactgagctttgctgagctccttgttcttgaagcttcgcgtgagcttccctgttggttttctagctgagcttggatccgagaagttgctgcttcatcaggattccagtcgacaacgagaaggcaaggaaagggttttacatttcgattgttctagTTTGCTTTCTCttctgttgtactccttattgctgttgcaaagatattgtggcgatgtttctccacccacaaggagtatttattagccggttctccggggactcatccaccgacggattgatagggctcgtccaccttacggacacgccgaggagtaggagtatcatcttcgaacctcgttacatcttcgtgttgaggtttgcttctccttttttcgtttctattcgttttatttccgctgcgctaaccctaattgtagaaagaaacgcgaagatttggggcggctattcacacccccctctctagccgcgatcatcgatcctaacaattatagctgaaggcaccttggatgcagctggaggcgcctttaatAGCTTATAAAAGTAAGGTTCGAGAAGAGAACAAGATAGAACTCATTTTGACAATCTCTATCTTGCGCGTTGCTTCAAACACGACTCTATGACTCTGCAATGCGACTCCGACATCCGAAAGCACTACTCTCTAAATACTTAGGTCATCTGTATAATTTTTACTTATAATACTTAAATTATAATCTTATTGTACTCGTCTTTGTACTTGTAATttacgaattgatagtgaattgcctaacGAAAGCGATCGTCAATCGTGGGTCTTGAAATAGGAGTTGTCACatactccaaaccaagtaaaataaaAGTATTAGCGTTTGTTTTCAATTACTACTATTTTTATTCTAGTATATTATTATGATcgactttttataaaaaatataaaaaagtcAGGAGTGCTATTCTCCCcttagcactttcgatccaagaCATTGGAACAAGATTACTTTTTGGATTAAAAATAGGTTCGGGtgcctttaattttttttttcctttcaaaataGGGCATCCTTTTGATGAAGACAACAAATAATGGATTTTTTCCtttgtcttattttttttaaatattcattatatttttgaaattattaaaactctttttaaaatgaaatgaaatatCTGCTTTATTAACTACTTAAAAGTCTatgttcatatatatatatatatatatatatatatatatatatatatatatatatatatatggtgaaatttttattaaaatatagtTTTAAGGCAAAGAATAATATATCtttccaaaaaatttaaaatgatcaaAATCTTCAATTTTTAGACCGTACAAGTtgaatgttttttaaaatttaatttacacTAAAAAAATTCATCATCAGCTAATTTGCCAATCCAATTTATAGTGAATTatttcaccaaaattaatttttcgaAATAGAAAATCTTGATATAAAGTGgctaaaatattttacttttactataaattaattttataaatgttATATTTCCTAGTATATATGACGACTCTAGTTCTTAGCCATTAATGAAGGAAGAAATATTTCGCTGAGAAATTTTAAAGTTGAGAGGGTcaaaatgataattttaaaatcGCAAGAagcatttctaaaatttaaatcaattaatGTTAGGGGAGATTATGGAATTTTCTCTAATTTATCCCTATCTCTAGTTCCCAAGTCCCAAGGAAGGGGAGGGAGTTATAGGTGCAGAAAGTAGCTCCTAGAAATTTAGAAACCAATCCCCATTGGCTTAATTATTTAACATTCAAAACACCATCTAACCATACTTAATTCACGTTTAGAAACAGCAGTTTGTTATCTTGGGGATTTGTAGTATCCCTCTCGCCCCTCCCCTCGAACCCCAAAATTTGAAGACCCAAGTCCCAAACCTCAGAAACCAACCCCCAAACCCCAGACCTAATCCCTCAAATTCCCCATCCCATGCATGCCCTCTCTCGATCTCCCTGCACGCATATTCATTCTCCTCCTCCAACCGCCACGCCGAAGCTGCCGCTGAGCTGCTCACATCAAGACTCCGCGGACGGATGGATACTCCGACCACGCCCCACAGTCCCAAATCAAAGCGATGACACGGAGAAGAAAAACTCAGAGAGAGTCAACTCCCGCAACGTCCGCACAGGGCTCGAGGCAGAGGCAAAGGCAGCGAGTGAGACACGTTCCTCGGGAGCTCCCCTCGTACGTCGAGAGCCCCAAACAGTACCACTCCCcactttttcttcttatttttatttttatttttatttttatatttgtgtGATCCCTCGCTCTTCCTTAATTTCCTCCTCCACATTCTCCGTCTTTGCATGCGCACATCGTCTAACAGCTGGATGTCTACGCTCCCACATATACAATGTGGATGGATACGGTTAGATTACTGCAAGATATATATTAGCGCTGCATGTTGACCTGATCAGCACACGTTAATGCGATACAGCCATGCAGGGTATCAGAATACGTATCTCAGGGTTTTGTCGGGAGCGCACGGCACGTGTTCCGAGCGGCGCCGTCCAGTTCGGCGGAGCAATCAATACTGCAGCAATAGAAAACTCACTCACGCACAGTGTCATTTCAAAGAAAAGATGGAAAAGGTTATTGCAGTTATACGTTTACAATGAGTGCGATATAATAACCACAGCTAGCTATAGTGAACAGCACCCCGAAAGGGAAAGAGATCAgggaaaataaaagtaaaaaagcaAAATCTCGAATTCAATAATACGAGCTCGTCCTGATGAATCGAACGCTAACCTAACCGATCGCTTAACCTTTGTATGCTTTCATTCAGTGAAGACTCTGCAACACTGATGCTGAGGCGCGTAGCATCATTAACTCCATTTTTATGGCGTGCTACATTTAGGGCTTTTGGTCGCGCCACAATCGGAATGGTGATGCAGGCCGGCCGGCTTGACGTCCATCGGCTCGCTtcttcggttcggttcggttcgggaGGCGTATAGACACAGCTGGCTGAGAGATACGTGGCGAGATCTGTGCCGTAGGATACCGCGGCAACATGGTCCAGAATCTACCGGTAGCTAATCATATGGAGCATTAGGCAACAAAAAGAGTCCATTGCCTATTTTTTATTACAACTCtgttttttcttttgtttataggaataaatttatttatttatttttaatgtttgTGATGCAGAGGGAGGGTCGAGGGAGGGTGGTGTAATAAATGGAATTGAGATTGTGGCAGTGGGAGGCAGGGATTGCAGTCGCCATGGCGGCGTTGCAGTGGCTCTAATTTCGGGTTTTTAATATACTCCCAAGgagataatagaagaagaaggaggaagagaggacggagagagagagagagagagaagacctctgtttttttttttagtggCGAAAGAATCCCACGAGAGCATAAGCGCAAGAATTCACTGGAGCTAGGTACGATTAATTAATCGAGCAGCCGGTGATCGTCCACTTCTCTTCTGCCTATTTCTCGAGCAGAAAATCACTGGAGTTTTGCTCGTAGAGAGAGGTATGTGCGAAGGTAGGTGAGAAGGAGATATATAATTAGATCTAGTGGTTTAGGAGCTTGCTATGGATGATTTAGAGGCAGCAGCTGCATCAACATGGCGGAATTTTCACTAGGAGGTGGTCGACAAGGCGCGAGCGGCAGCGGTGGTGGTGACGAAGAAGGTATCATTCCTCCCGAGGGTTTATTCCTTTACAGCAGCGGAAGCGGCGGAGGCAGCAGTAGATCGACGGAGGCCATCACCCGGGGGTTTGAGATatggcagcagcagcagcagcaagggGTGAGGCACCCGGCGGTGCAGAATCTCCACATCGCCTCGGCGCCAGCGGCGTTGCTCTCGTTCTCGAGTGAGGGGGCTGCGGGGGCGCCGCTCCAGGAGGCGAGAGGGATGAGCTCGTCGTCGTCCTCGCGGGGCGGGGGGATGAGCTGCCAGGACTGCGGCAACCAGGCGAAGAAGGACTGCTCCAACCTGCGGTGCCGCACCTGCTGCAAGAGCCGTGGGTTCGAGTGCGCCACCCACGTCCGCAGCACGTGGGTCCCCGCGGCCAAGCGCCGGGAGCGCCAGCAGCACCACCTCCTTGTCCGCTCCGGTGCAGCCTCCGCCCATCCTCCAGCCGCCGAGCCTTCTAAGCGCCCCCGGGAGGGGGCCATTCTCAACCGGCTCTCCACCGGGGGCACTTCATCAGGCATACTACTACCTCAAAACCCTAAAACACAGATTTAATGCCAAAACGCTAATTACAATATTTGTGCCATGCATCGACAGGCGGAGAAATAAGCTTTCCGGCGGAAGTGAGCTCGCTGGCGGTGTTCCGGTGCTTACGAGTAAGCTCAGTGGAcgaggcggaggaggaggagttcGCGTACCAGGCAGCGGTCAGCATCGGCGGCCACGTCTTCAAGGGCATCCTCTACGACCACGGCCCTGAccattcctcctcctcctcctccgccaccgCAGCCACACTCGCTCTCACCGCCGGCCCCTCCTCTACGTCGGTAACGGTGGCAAGCGTGCCGGCTTCAGCCTGCCTATTGGATCCTTCCGCTCTCTATCCGACTCCGCTCAACGCGTTCATGGCCGGCACTCAGTTCTTCCCCCACCAGGGGCACGGCCATGGCCATGGCCACCACCATCCCCACCACCCCCCACCAAGGCAATAGCTAGAGATCATAGATAGAGCCAATTCACAATTATCCAAGGCAAGACTACTTTTATATGGATATGTAGATCATTAAAATTCACTTAATTAGCTTAGAGCTACATTAATTATAATTAAGCTCCTTGATCAATTATTGTCATCTTCTTCACAGCAGCGTAGCACGTAGTGCAACTTCTTAATCTGTCACTTAATCATCCTCTTCTGTAGCCCCATTAGACATGAACATGAACATTGCATTGATTCCAAGACCCAACGAAACCCACTGAGTCATGATATCTAATTGTCTGCAGCTTTTCCTTCATCTACTAACCTGTGGTCTCGCTTCTTGGGATTGCTAGGGAGAGCTCCCCATAGAGAACATAGTGTgagccctctctctctctctctctctctctctctctctaggtCTTCAATGCATGGAAGAAGGAATGACCACAACACTACatactcaattaattaattaattgattaggaCATAAAATACACTGGAATTTGGCTTATTATAATATTGGAGGTGATGTCCAAGGGAGGGAAGCAGGGCATGATGGCATGCATGAGGAAGATATGTTCATATATATTAAGGGGAAGCCATGAATTGTAGTGGAAAAAATTACAGGTCTCTCCACAATTAACTCGACTTCCTGCTTCAGCTATCTATTCTGTCTCCCTTTGTTTTATTCTTGCATGCATTACAATTTATTACTTCATTTCAGTTTTTCCGTGGATTGATGGATGGATGTGACTTTTGGTCTCTTTGCTTTCCAGTTGCTTAATATATGGGAGATTTGTTTTAAGCAAATTAAAAATGAATGATAGTACATTAAGGAGTtctttgttatatatatatatagacacaatCAAACTATGCATGACTGAACTTTCTTTAATGGATTCTAAATTTCTAATGGATGTGTGCAATCTTGGTTCAACTGACACTCAATTTTTCATCAATAATGCaagttaatttcattttttttaacaaaaaggtGTTTTGCATATTTAAAACAAGATGGTATGCAATTATAGATTTAGCATGCTGTTCTCTTAGTGCTGAAGGACTTATAATGTGATTTAGCTATATAATCCAACTATTCTATTCAGAAGTTATTTACTAGTCTCCATAAAGTATTTGGCCATATGTTCATGTAAGAAAATTCTGTTTGGCTAGCCATTAATTAATTCCTGTTGCACTCATTAATTCATCCTATTGTTTTAAAAGCTATTTGATTAGAATTTTGTTTATGAAAGAATGAATCTCATATATCTCTTGTTGTGTGTTTTCTCTTTTTGTTTAATAAGTAAAGCATAGGTCTAGTTTAATGCATTATAACAGGAGAACTTTTGAATTTATGTCTTGTTTAATTTTCTGCATTTTgagttttatatttttctttttcttttctttatatgaGAATGTAGTGGCAATGATATATGTAAATTGGTGATCTTAACAATCTCTTGAGCTTTTAGTTATAGAATCCACAGGAACTAAATAACTATTTGTAGTGACATAGTACTATTGGTAAATCTTCTTGTTGAATCTatttaataaaaactaaattatgaaattataacttaaataaaaacaaaatgatTTCGTGAACTAAGTTTATTTGGTGTACCTGAAGCAAGAATGATACCTTCACTAGTCTACAAATTGTCATAACTAATAAGCAAGAATGATTTCGTGAACTAGGTGTctttgatattattttttacAGTTAGAAATTGCTTAGCATTGTTTATTAGAATTcatcatcttggaaaattttgtaGAATGTTGAATCACTTTACCACAagtttatccaaacaagaaaaatAAGTTATTTGCAAAAAAGTAGTTGAGAATTTATATAAAACTAGAACAAAAGTACaacataaaaaatatatacacCTTATACTAGAAAAATCTCTAGTTATACT is drawn from Zingiber officinale cultivar Zhangliang chromosome 1B, Zo_v1.1, whole genome shotgun sequence and contains these coding sequences:
- the LOC122056230 gene encoding protein SHI RELATED SEQUENCE 1-like, whose amino-acid sequence is MAEFSLGGGRQGASGSGGGDEEGIIPPEGLFLYSSGSGGGSSRSTEAITRGFEIWQQQQQQGVRHPAVQNLHIASAPAALLSFSSEGAAGAPLQEARGMSSSSSSRGGGMSCQDCGNQAKKDCSNLRCRTCCKSRGFECATHVRSTWVPAAKRRERQQHHLLVRSGAASAHPPAAEPSKRPREGAILNRLSTGGTSSGGEISFPAEVSSLAVFRCLRVSSVDEAEEEEFAYQAAVSIGGHVFKGILYDHGPDHSSSSSSATAATLALTAGPSSTSVTVASVPASACLLDPSALYPTPLNAFMAGTQFFPHQGHGHGHGHHHPHHPPPRQ